ttagtactataactttattgtcataaaatgttgatatttttctcattatatcttttttttaattcaaacttaaacaaaatgaaaatttaatttatttcctcAATTTGTATTTCTCAAATAACATCTTGTAAAATAAGGTTTATCTTTTcataactttattcttttaaaaaataggtctttttttaatttgttttcccttttttctaacttaattcttgtaaaattgggatttttttccccacataatTGTACAACTTTGTTCTACATgttatttattcttgtaaaattaggaCTTTTTCCTCAAACTTTTATAACTTATTTCCcttttccaactttattcttttaaaaaaagaaacatttttttacccAATTTATTATGACCtaatttttcataaaattaggATTACTTATTTTTGGCTTTACATAGGACTTACataggactgtttttttttcaggtgttTTTCCCCTGAAGGTTTTCCCAAAAAACGGCTCTTGTAAAATTATTGCACATTTgttgtaataatacaaatattctccttcatttttataatttagTCTTATTATATTCCcataatatactttttttttttaaatctcgtAAAATTACTCCTCTCCCCTGTAACAGTTTGGCGCCATTGGTCACCGTTGCTCCTGCCAGTGTTTTTCCACTCACCCCTCCATCTACCAGTCAGCCACCTACAACCAAGTGTGAGTTTCCCCGTCCTGCTTCCTGTAAATTACAGAGCACCAAACCCCTTCCCATTCCTCCGTGACCTTTATCTGGACCTTGACGTTGACTGCGTTGCTACTAACCCGCAGctgtttttaaaagtcaatttcAACTATTTCTCTGGCTGGGTGTACGGCATTTGGATTGTTGATGTGatgtttttaatgattattaatACAAGGACGAGGGACAAGCTTGTTAAATCAGACCTTAGTTACACAATTTTCTTGTCAAATTATCACATCACATAATGTTATGACTTCATCCTTGTAAAAATTGGGGCTTTTTTCCtctaatgtttacatttttgcctGTGTGTTCTCAGAATTATTCTTctaatcataattttaaaacattctttTTATGATGgtataataatacttttttttcttggaatatTACCACccccgcggcacggtggccgactggttagagcgtcagcctcacagttctgagtttgcatgttctccccgtgcctgcgtgggttttctccgggcactccggtttcctcccacatcccaaaaaacatgcattaatgggagactctaaattgcccgtaggcatgactgtgagtgcgaatggttgttagtttctatgtgccctccgattggctggcaaccagttcagggtgtaccccgcctcctgcccgatgacagctgggataggctccagcacgcccgcgacccgggtgaggagaagcggctcagaaaatggatggatggtttgagaGTCACCTTTCCCCccataatattaaaaatttatttttgttaaattatgactttttgagCCATAatttcccccctttttaaattagtttgttgtcataatttggggacttttttgtaatgttacagTTTTTTACTATAATATTAGGAATGTATTCTCATAAAAATAGACTAtttaaaaatcataatttttcaTCTTTTCCCCTTTTTAAATTACTTCGTTACAATATTATGAATTTTGTCTTACAACTTTTTACCCCATATTATTATGAATTTAAACGAGTaaaaatttaaacttttttaatCACAGTTTCCCCTGTAGTGATTCTAATAAAATTAgggcttttttaaattataattttaaatgttttcccatttttaaaaatgatgttaATGACAcaatattaaaactttttttcttagaaCTTCCCCATAAGATTAGGACTTTGTTATCTgagtgttttttctctctcttttgtttcctctttttcttctcatatgaagtattttcttttcaaagaaaaaaatataataatgtgaagaataatacttaaaaaaaaacacaattataaaCCTCTCAGTGTTCataaaaataagtacattattATCATTCTCAGGTTCCTCGTGTTATCTtatgcaggtgtgcctaatgttgtgaccaATCCGCAGGATTGAAGCTCTTTGTGACTCCTCATTAAAAAATGCCAACTATCTCATTACAGTGATTGACTGCGAGCCCTCGAGTCATCACCCGTGACTTTTATCCGCTTGCTAAACTGTCTGCTTCTTTGCCAAGTGTTGTCGCTGGCAacccaaaataaattaaaaagcaaTGAAAAGAATAGAGAGGAGTCTagtcttcatttattttttaaaacgcaCATCTCAAACACATTAAAGACTTGGAGGTGGAGATAGAAATTGGACAAAGTTGGCATTGGAATTCGACTTGAAAGTAATAATTTTACTTTCGTCTTCTTGTGCATTTACAATTCATGTATTCTTTAACATCTTCACACATCTGAAGCATGGTCTGGATAAATTATGAATGATGTGTGACTATAAAGATGCGATTAATCATATCTATAATGACAGTGAGCTCGGTCCCAGAATGCCACGTTCATTCTTTCCCAAACGGAAAATCAAACTAAACTTGGGACTTCAAAGTCACATGATCACGTGTGACTCGGGAAGATCTGgtggaaattatttttctcaggggtgggcaaaccacCGAGCATTTTCATTTGCAAGAGTCCTGCAATAtcattatattgtatattgtatattgtagCCACGTTGTGCCCTAAAATTTATTTCTTTATCAAACCAATGAATCTcacaagatttttttaaatgtccactATTATACAGTATTGTGTTTGTTGCAATAATAGCTAGTTTTTCATAAGATTGGttagtgaaaatgtatttagtcttttttaaatgtatttatttagagttcatttatctcattaaataattcatTAATATAGTTTTTAATATAGAAGCGGGAAACAAAGGGCGCAGTGAAGGTGCTGTAATTTGCGCAAGGAGAGCCACTGCcaccaatgcactttcagccatttattgaaaacgacaaacagtcaaacacacaaatacaaaataagaacacGCGCAAGAAAATGTTGTAGatcacagctcacgcccagtcGCTCACACGGTGGCTCACTGGCCAACCGGattccagctcctgatgtcTCATAGGCACACATCCGACACATAACTattataatatgtacagttcattgttttattttttttaatcttgtgtttttatataatacagttctatttttctttattaaaaacacatctaTACATCCATTTACTATACTGCTtatcattagggttgcgggcaaaCATGGTGGATTGTCAATTCatctcaatggggaaaatgtatttgattttgattaGCATTTAAAGAGGTCCACAGAGTGGAGCTTCACTTAGCAACAGTAGCAGTTAGCAAGCTGCCGCGTGGTGTTGAACTATTTTGAATTTGTGAAAGGCTTTTGTATCAACTGATACTTCATGATGACGCAGTGGACATGTTAAACTTGCGAACATCCAACTACTCACATAATATGATGGAAATTATGAAACACAAGTGTAAATATGTATTCTGAAACTATACACTATTTCATATGGAGCCCCTAAAGGTacggagcccctaaagggacatggggggaaaaaagaaagaaacttgtttctcatttgaacgagaaactttctcgttcgaatgagaaagtttctcatttGAATGTGAAAGGTCTGCCTGTGAGTGCTAGCTTATTTACCTGCTAGCGGTAGCGGTAAGGTACGGCGCTCCTAAAGGGACATGGGGGGCGAAAGAAAGAAACTTGTTTCTCATTTGaacgagaaactttctcgttcgaatgagaaagtttctcatttGAATGTGAAAGGTCTGCCTGTGAGTGCTAGCTTATTTACCTGCTAGCGGTAGCGGTAAGGTACGGCGCTCCTAAAgggacatgggggggggggggggcgaaagaaagaaacttgtttctcatttgaacgagaaactttctcgttcgaatgagaaagtttctcatttGAATGTGAAAGGTCTGCCTGTGAGTGCTATCTTATTTACCTGCTAGCGGTAGCGGTAAGGTACGGCGCTCCTAAAGGGAcatgagggggcgggggggaagaaAGAAACTTGTTTCTCATTCGAACGAGAAACGTCCTCATTTgaacgagaaactttctcattcCAATGAGAAACGTTCTCTTTCGATtgagaaagtttctcatttGAATGCGAAAGGTCTGCCTGTGAGTGCTAGCTTATTTACCTACTAGCAGTAGCGGTAACGTACGGAGCTCCTAAAGGGACATGGGGGGGCGAAAGAAAGAAACTTGTTTCTTCTTCGAGcgagaaactttctcattctAATGAGGAACGTTCTCTTTCgaatgagaaagtttctcgtcttttcttcccccccatgtccctttaggggctccgtAGCCGTATTGAATCAGCccttcgtctttttttttttttttttttttttttaaacacaagcatTTCTACATTAATTTAAGTCCTTTTGCCACCTCACTGATTTGTAGCCCCCCGTGGAGGATGCCGATCCATCTACATGGCCGCCCCCGGAGGGTAGAAGACCACCGCGGCGGGCTCCTGCAGGGGTGCCCCCCGGGGCGCCGCCCGCGCGTGCCGGCCGCGCCCCCGCTCGTCCGCCTCGGGCTTGGTGGTGCCGGTGACGGGCCTGATGACTGTGGCGAGCGCGGGCGAGGTGATCCTGCGGAAGAGTTTCTTGAGCGCCTTGCGAAACTCGCGGCGCATCAGGCAGTAGAGCACCGGGTTGAGGCAACTGTTGGAGTGCGCCAGGCACACGGACACGGGGAACACGTACACCTGCGTCGTGTAGTACTCGTAGGTGAAGTGCACCACGTTGAGCTTGATGAGGATGCCCCACGCCGTCAGCGCCTGGTTGGGCAGCCAGCACAAGAAGAAGGAGAGCACCACGATGGTGACCGACTTGGTCACCTTGGCGCGCCTCTTTGCGCTCGGCGCGTTGGCGTCGTCGCCGGCCGCCACGAAGCGTAAGAGGAGCAGGTAGCACGCGGAGATGATGGCGAGAGGAGCCACGAAGCCCAGGAGAACCTTCTGCGCGTGGTAGAGTCCCAACCAGAGCTGCGCGCTGGTGCCTTCGCTCTCCGGGAACTTAACCAAGCACAGATCCTCCTCGCCGGACACGCGCACCGTGGTGGAGAAGACGGCGTGCGGGAGCGCGGCGCAGGCGGCCGCCAGCCAGATGGAGGCGGCCACGCAGCGCGCGGCACCCCAGCGCCGCAGCGGGCGACCcccgcggcggcggcggccgtgCAGCGCCGACGCCAGGGAAGTGTAGCGCGCCACGCTCATGGCGGTCAGGAAGAAGACGCTGGCGTACATGTTCATGGCCGTCACGTAGGACACCGTCTTGCACATGAGGCGCCCGAAGAGCCACGTGAAGTCCAGCGCGTTCTCCACCGCCCAGAAGGGCAGCGTCAGCACGAACTGGAAGTCGGTGAGCGCCAGGCTGGTGACGAACAGGTTGATGGAAGACTTCTTCCACGCGTGCTTGCTCTTCATCAGGTAGAGCACCAGCAGGTTGCCCACCAGGCCCAGCGCGCACACCAGCGCGTACACCGCCGAGATGACGATGCGCACCGCCGCGGCGCCGTCCGAGCCCGGTTCGGACCCGCGGCCGGCGGCGTGGAGGTCGGGGTCGCAGGAGCGGTTGGCGGTGGCGTTGGCGCTCCACGCCGAGCCCTCCTCTACCGATTCCCCGGACATTGTAATCCGACACGCACAAAGCGAAAACtagcccccccacccacccacacgcGCGCAAAAAGTAGTTAAACGAGATCTGTCATCTCCTCACGCAGCCCCAAAAAGCGTCGTGCGTCTTGACGCAGCGCTCACACTGACCTTTTCTCCTCCAACGGGGAGATACAGCATATACGTAGTCCCCACGTGAATCCCTTTACTCATGCGTAATGCTCAATCAACCAATGGAAACCAATTGACTGGAAAGCCTGCAGAGTGCGCAGTAACCAAGTACAATTACTCGAGTACATTTTGCAGGTACCTTTTCCCGAGTATTCATTTTCTTGATAGGAGTTCACTcggtgaccacgctcgtaacatAAAACTTTTGCATCTCAAATCAGGGGTGATCAGAGGTTTTTCATTTTAGCCCCAAAATGGGCAACAAACGCCCATGCCAGTCAGTAGCAATATTATCACACatacatgacaacaaaaacTACCTTCTCTCATTCCAGTTCCAACTGGCACTGTCTCGGACTACCTGAATCGTTTCCtcgctagaaaaaaaaactactccgCAAACTCCTACCAAACAACATAAAcagcaaaaaatgacaaacgtTACACGTTAacgtgattgacaggtgaaagtTGCGTGGGGcgttttcagcgcattcagagGACACGGCCACAGCTTCTGAGACATGAGAGGACATCtttatttttcccaattttatatacttggcaattttcttaatcattcaaatttggcatgcttgttaacaacacttctctgcGGTGTGTCAAACTTAAAAGACATTTcagtttcactttacagggactttaaatcGTCGTAACACCGCCACATGCAGTacatgctattcgttagcccgtctgtggcgtttcccattatgtgttagcattaagacaaaggcaaagttatgtggttgttttaaatacacaatgtgtcgTACTTTTGGTTTTCTGTTTAGTttcacagtaaacttcaactgggagcttgaagtttctttttttgaagaattgatATCATACAACCCTCTTATCCCAAATTTATGCCCGCaattcaaaaacataaaaataagccGAACGACAGCCCGCATCCCCCCAAAACTCGTAAGTCGgatcgctcgtatctcaaggcactactgtatattTGCTTTCAAAAGTAGGGAGTACATgtaaaaaagtcatcaaataaGCAAGAGATACCTGAAGAATTTAAGTACAGTCACAAATATTTGTACTAGTTGCTTCCCACCCCTGACCATATACAGTAGAGCCAGTGATGATGTCATATTTTCCTACATATGCAGCATAAATTGCATGCATGCTATCGATCCACGGCGGTTGCATCCTCATAAACCATTTCCTATGCTTCCCACTGTGATTCTCCAGGATAAGCAACGACACGTTTCGCTTTCCCCGGCCACCTGCCGCTTGCATGCCTGTGATAAAGGAGCGGTGCATGGCGCTTTGGTGAGTGCTGTTATTATGCCACAAAATTGATgtgacaataataaataatgacagTGAGGTTGCATGCAGAGACTCCAACAAATTGAATACTGAGGAAGTAAACCATCCACGGCAGCGTATTATGAATCAATTGCTAAATTGTTTCACCTAAAGGATATATGGTTCATATCTCTTCTTGTCAAGAAATCGCATATTGTAGTTTTCACGTTTCTAGTTTTTAAATATGCGTGCGACTGCGAGCCGCTTGGGAGAGGCAGATGACCGTCCTACACAAAATTTGTATAAATTCACCCAAAATTCTGAGGGGGAAATATGCTACTGAAGTTGCACAAGATGTAAAAGTAGGTTAATTTGGGATTCAATTAATGGTTATATTGCGTATTTGGATTAAAAAGATTAACTTTATATTTATACAGTGTATTTTggtcatgaaaacaaaaagtctCATAGTAGCCGATGGTAGGTGTACCGAGAGGCAGTGGCAtcgctaggcctattttaggggggctgaaACACCCCCTAAAATTATTTGGTAGTATATGTTAATGGAGAAGTTCTATTGTCTTAGCCCCCCAAATACCGATCCCCCTCCCTCCTAATTTTAGTATTACTCATATACTACAGTAACAGGGTTGCAAGTACCTGTAACAGTGTTGCAAAACAATGCTTATGTTGGAGTTTCTTCTCAAGAGTACAAGTTAGCCATGGTAACTGTTATGCTATctgtatgattaaaaaaatatataataataatgtatttttctgaaaaatatgaGTAACAAGGTTGCATTGGTTTGAGTGACACacttaaaaatagaaaagagGACTTAGAGGTCCTCTTTTCTAGAGGACCCATGGTCAGGGCAGTTAGCTTGATGATGTCTTTTCTGCTAAGTCATGTAACccactttcttttttctcttcctctagaTGGCTAAAAAGGTTTTAGTGTCATGGCACATTTTctactatttaaaatatgtctgataaataaaatctttttcacaattacaaggaagacataaaatcataccaaaaaaaaaaaaaaaagctgatttcAATCTTATTTTCTCTGATATATTTGTTATGTGTTGGTCCTCAAGAGGGAacgaaaagagaaaaaaaaatccttttcgGGGGTGAGTAGAGTAGAAAATGTCCTctaattctggaatgacccatgGCTGTTTGTATGGACCTCTAGTGCCAGCATCGTGTACTTAAAGGGGTCATAATGATGGAAAAAGTATGCATATTTTTGCAGTAttaaaatctcacggcacaacaccaaacaaaaataagtaTGATTGGATAATCTTGGATCATTTTTCACAGCACATTCCACAGTATATAATTTTTGCGGCTCGGTGTGACTACTTCCTGGAAGTTGCTTTCAGtaattgtattctcttttttttcccttactgATAGACACGTCAcaatgtgcatatgtgtgtcGCAGGGCCTGCTATCTGCCATGCTTATCAGAGCTGCAGCAGACACACCCCTGGTAAAGAAACTCAGCATTCCGCAGCACAGTGGTGACACACGCAGGTCACCTGGAATTAGGTCAGCGGTCATAGTGTGCCAAGGAGGCCAGGGATTAATCATTTAGTAACCCAATATGGGTTTTATCTCTGTGCTGTAACTATACATTGACATCAGACCCAATTAGAGAGGCTGCTGTTTTTAGAAATCAATTTGTTGCTGTCACCCTGTTATTTACACGCTGGacctgttgccagccaatcaccagCCAATATTGTTGTGCAAATGTGAAACCTTGCTGTCAACAGTGCAGGAATTTGTCAACGCCTGTGGCATCACGCTGCTAATTGCAGCtggtaatattacaacatacCATCACAATACTGTAACCACTTCATTGTCTTTGTACACAATCTACCGGCAtgtcagaaaaacacacacgcacagtcacGCCAGACGCAAAATTTATTTGCGTTGTTTTATGGTGTATTTTATGAgagttcaaataaaaatatgacacatATACAGTTTAATGGACGCAAATTAGACTTAAATAAATGCGAGCAGGCTTCACCAACAGCAGACCACTTTCTCCTCCGTCACACACTGGCTGGGTTGTTCGGGCCCGGAAGCTGCCTGTGTCCAAATATACACTAACAAGTCCTCCTTGTCCTCCTCCTTTGGATTTTAGAGTCCACAATctttcacaaacacaacaccccccccccccaaaaaaaaaacatggcatgtGGTGTAACACTTAAATAGAAACCATCAATGGTTTTACTAAATATTCAACCTGCATTTAAGGTTAGTGTTTAGTGTTTGACTTTAGATTTACGGTATAGGGACTTGGATAGGCTTAGCGTTTGTGTGA
The sequence above is a segment of the Phyllopteryx taeniolatus isolate TA_2022b chromosome 15, UOR_Ptae_1.2, whole genome shotgun sequence genome. Coding sequences within it:
- the rxfp3 gene encoding relaxin-3 receptor 1 codes for the protein MSGESVEEGSAWSANATANRSCDPDLHAAGRGSEPGSDGAAAVRIVISAVYALVCALGLVGNLLVLYLMKSKHAWKKSSINLFVTSLALTDFQFVLTLPFWAVENALDFTWLFGRLMCKTVSYVTAMNMYASVFFLTAMSVARYTSLASALHGRRRRGGRPLRRWGAARCVAASIWLAAACAALPHAVFSTTVRVSGEEDLCLVKFPESEGTSAQLWLGLYHAQKVLLGFVAPLAIISACYLLLLRFVAAGDDANAPSAKRRAKVTKSVTIVVLSFFLCWLPNQALTAWGILIKLNVVHFTYEYYTTQVYVFPVSVCLAHSNSCLNPVLYCLMRREFRKALKKLFRRITSPALATVIRPVTGTTKPEADERGRGRHARAAPRGAPLQEPAAVVFYPPGAAM